From Scomber scombrus chromosome 6, fScoSco1.1, whole genome shotgun sequence, the proteins below share one genomic window:
- the pgpep1l gene encoding pyroglutamyl-peptidase 1 isoform X2 produces the protein MNPSGEAAQGLKLVGLGERINVYVKEVAVSYIKTQQIIAEIWQTLKPKFAVHLGIARGSRVVILEQTGKNSGYRVRDVCGFCPESHCCMEGGLEKLDSVVNMRAVSKPFKQAGMDVIYSRDAGRYLCDFAYYCSLYHGQGRAALIHVPSSGSLASADRLIPLLQSIIQSMLGQLEGPSQTA, from the exons ATGAACCCAAGCGGGGAAGCAGCGCAG GGGTTGAAGTTGGTCGGATTGGGAGAGCGGATCAATGTTTACGTCAAGGAGGTAGCAGTGAGTTACATCAAAACCCAGCAGATCATCGCTGAGATTTGGCAAACTCTTAAACCAAAG TTTGCTGTTCATCTTGGTATCGCCAGAGGTTCCAGAGTCGTCATATTAGAGCAAACAGGGAAGAACAGTGGATACAGAGTCAGAGACGTGTGTGGCTTCTGTCCTGAGAGTCACTGCTGCATGGAAGGAGGGCTGGAGAAACTGGACTCGGTTGTTAACATGAGGGCGGTCTCCAAACCCTTCAAACAAGCAGGGATGGATGTCATTTATTCCAGAGACGCTGGCAG GTACCTGTGTGATTTTGCGTATTACTGCTCACTGTATCACGGTCAGGGGAGAGCGGCCCTCATCCATGTACCGTCATCTGGCAGCCTGGCCTCAGCTGACAGACTGATACCTCTTCTGCAGAGCATCATTCAGAGCATGCTTGGCCAGCTGGAGGGCCCTTCACAAACAGCCTGA
- the pgpep1l gene encoding pyroglutamyl-peptidase 1 isoform X1, producing the protein MNGSKTMVVTAFGPFRQFFMNPSGEAAQGLKLVGLGERINVYVKEVAVSYIKTQQIIAEIWQTLKPKFAVHLGIARGSRVVILEQTGKNSGYRVRDVCGFCPESHCCMEGGLEKLDSVVNMRAVSKPFKQAGMDVIYSRDAGRYLCDFAYYCSLYHGQGRAALIHVPSSGSLASADRLIPLLQSIIQSMLGQLEGPSQTA; encoded by the exons ATGAATGGGAGCAAGACTATGGTCGTTACAG CTTTTGGCCCTTTCAGGCAGTTCTTCATGAACCCAAGCGGGGAAGCAGCGCAG GGGTTGAAGTTGGTCGGATTGGGAGAGCGGATCAATGTTTACGTCAAGGAGGTAGCAGTGAGTTACATCAAAACCCAGCAGATCATCGCTGAGATTTGGCAAACTCTTAAACCAAAG TTTGCTGTTCATCTTGGTATCGCCAGAGGTTCCAGAGTCGTCATATTAGAGCAAACAGGGAAGAACAGTGGATACAGAGTCAGAGACGTGTGTGGCTTCTGTCCTGAGAGTCACTGCTGCATGGAAGGAGGGCTGGAGAAACTGGACTCGGTTGTTAACATGAGGGCGGTCTCCAAACCCTTCAAACAAGCAGGGATGGATGTCATTTATTCCAGAGACGCTGGCAG GTACCTGTGTGATTTTGCGTATTACTGCTCACTGTATCACGGTCAGGGGAGAGCGGCCCTCATCCATGTACCGTCATCTGGCAGCCTGGCCTCAGCTGACAGACTGATACCTCTTCTGCAGAGCATCATTCAGAGCATGCTTGGCCAGCTGGAGGGCCCTTCACAAACAGCCTGA